In Schaalia sp. JY-X169, the following are encoded in one genomic region:
- a CDS encoding carboxylesterase/lipase family protein: MTNGELFVYADAHPPCGPVRGFWRQNEGADSAAFLGIPFAQPPVGSLRFAEPQPVAPWSEIREALHYGATAQRTDSEDSLIPEPALPGDSTLNVNVFTPAPGDDSASLPVMVWIHGGGFTAGSPASPWYDGQSFNRDGVVTVTISYRLGFLGFGWVEGAPQNRGILDWLAALRWVQNNIAAFGGDPGNVTIAGQSAGGGAVLTLLGMESAQSLFHRAISVSGALVDIPEADARATAKKIGAALDVPASREALDAVPESAIEEAQSKIGGASIAELRKIVNGGLPFGPVIDGTLLKRPTLESMALGVGSGKHLLIGATDDEFTMIFEGQKKLMRWVPRSVLRQLVGAPGGTFAAYARANADVVARGKADLMGRYLTDALFRVPLLRVAMVRGGAQTWVYQYSLRQPTTGLAGHCSDVPFWFDCLDAPRVAKLLGDHPSQELATTMHQAAVRFIAQGDPGWPRWDNADGQVMVFDGDPLEAVKAGGFDEVRPLMR, encoded by the coding sequence ATGACTAACGGTGAGCTCTTCGTGTACGCCGACGCCCATCCCCCATGCGGCCCCGTTCGGGGTTTCTGGAGACAGAATGAAGGGGCTGACAGTGCCGCGTTCTTGGGGATTCCTTTTGCCCAGCCTCCCGTCGGCTCCTTGCGTTTCGCGGAGCCGCAACCCGTCGCACCGTGGAGCGAAATCCGTGAGGCGCTCCACTACGGCGCGACGGCGCAGAGGACCGACTCAGAAGACTCACTAATCCCGGAGCCAGCGCTGCCGGGTGACTCGACGCTGAATGTCAACGTGTTCACTCCGGCACCGGGTGACGATTCGGCCTCGCTGCCGGTCATGGTGTGGATTCACGGGGGTGGCTTCACCGCGGGATCCCCGGCAAGTCCCTGGTATGACGGGCAGTCCTTCAACAGGGATGGCGTCGTCACAGTCACCATTTCTTACCGTTTGGGTTTCCTTGGTTTCGGTTGGGTCGAGGGCGCCCCGCAGAACCGCGGGATCCTCGACTGGCTGGCCGCGCTGCGGTGGGTGCAGAACAACATCGCGGCCTTCGGCGGTGACCCGGGGAACGTGACGATTGCGGGCCAGTCCGCTGGCGGAGGCGCGGTGCTGACCCTGCTCGGCATGGAGTCGGCGCAATCACTGTTCCACCGCGCCATCTCGGTGTCCGGCGCCCTAGTGGATATCCCCGAAGCAGATGCACGGGCAACAGCGAAGAAGATTGGCGCTGCCCTGGACGTTCCGGCGTCGCGGGAAGCCTTGGACGCAGTTCCTGAATCCGCGATTGAGGAAGCACAGAGCAAGATCGGCGGCGCCAGCATCGCAGAGCTGCGCAAGATCGTCAACGGCGGCCTGCCTTTTGGGCCTGTGATTGACGGGACCCTGCTGAAGCGGCCGACCCTCGAGTCGATGGCGTTGGGTGTCGGCAGCGGGAAGCACCTGCTCATCGGCGCGACAGATGACGAGTTCACAATGATCTTCGAAGGACAGAAGAAGCTCATGCGCTGGGTTCCGCGCTCGGTGCTCAGGCAGCTGGTGGGAGCGCCGGGTGGCACATTTGCTGCCTATGCCCGCGCGAACGCAGACGTGGTTGCTCGCGGCAAGGCTGACCTGATGGGAAGGTATCTGACGGATGCCCTCTTCCGCGTCCCCTTGCTGCGGGTTGCAATGGTCCGCGGAGGGGCGCAAACCTGGGTGTACCAGTACTCATTGAGGCAACCAACGACGGGGTTGGCCGGACACTGCTCGGACGTACCGTTCTGGTTTGATTGTTTGGATGCGCCGCGAGTGGCGAAGTTGCTGGGCGACCACCCTTCCCAGGAACTCGCTACCACGATGCACCAGGCAGCGGTGCGCTTCATCGCGCAGGGTGATCCGGGGTGGCCGCGCTGGGACAACGCCGATGGCCAGGTGATGGTCTTTGATGGCGATCCGCTGGAGGCGGTGAAGGCCGGTGGGTTTGATGAGGTGCGGCCCCTAATGCGGTAG